The genomic segment CCGTTTACTTTGGTGCGCAGGTCATCGCTGCCTTTCGGGAACGCGATGCCATACTGCTGGCCCGCCAGAGAGTCACCGACCGCTTTGAACTGGCCGTTGCCTGCGGTTTTAATGAAGTAAAGGATGTTCGGCGTGTCGTGCAGCACCGCGTCAGCACGGTTGGTGCCAAGCTCCATGTAGGCGTTGTCGATGTTCGGGAACTGGCGCAGATCTTTGGTTTTGATGTTTGCTTTCGCGTAATCCACTGAACCGGTGCCGCTCTTCACGGCAACGACTTTGCCGTCGAGATCTTTCACGCTTTTCACATCGTTGTTGTTGGCTTTTACCATCACCAGCAGGCCGCTGTTGTAATAGCCGTCAGAGAAATCAATGGCTTTTTTACGCTCCTCGGTAATGGTGATACCTGCCAGAGCCACATCAACGTTTTTGGTTTGCAGCGCCGGGATGATGCCGCTGAAATCCATCGGTTTTAAGGTGTAATCGAGTTTCAGCTCTTTCGCGATAGCGGCCCACAGGTCGACGTCGAAACCGACATATTTATCGCCTTGTTTAAATTCGAAGGGAACAAACGCGGTGTCGGTTGCTACAACCAGCTTATCCGCCGCCTGAGAAGAGACCGCAAAGGCCAGTGTCAGGGCTGCCAGGGAAACTTTAAAAACAGACTTCATAGCATTTCCTTTATTTATCCGCGGGGCGATCCCCGATAAGAACGTAGCGCTGCATGAAAAAATCATGCCAGTTTTACAACCCGCTGTTTTGAAAGGCAAGATAAAAGTCCCTGTGCACAATCAGCGCGCTTTTCTGGCACAATTGCACCAATTGGGTGCACCAAAACGGTGCGCAGAGGTTAACAGCCGGGTGAATGG from the Cronobacter condimenti 1330 genome contains:
- the glnH gene encoding glutamine ABC transporter substrate-binding protein GlnH, giving the protein MKSVFKVSLAALTLAFAVSSQAADKLVVATDTAFVPFEFKQGDKYVGFDVDLWAAIAKELKLDYTLKPMDFSGIIPALQTKNVDVALAGITITEERKKAIDFSDGYYNSGLLVMVKANNNDVKSVKDLDGKVVAVKSGTGSVDYAKANIKTKDLRQFPNIDNAYMELGTNRADAVLHDTPNILYFIKTAGNGQFKAVGDSLAGQQYGIAFPKGSDDLRTKVNGALKTLKENGTYNEIYKKWFGTEPK